The following are encoded in a window of Candidatus Binatia bacterium genomic DNA:
- a CDS encoding SelT/SelW/SelH family (seleno)protein codes for MQVSITWCVPUNYLPRATSLAASLKERFGVEAELIRGKGGVFDVEVDGKLVFSKHDLGRFPEPGEVEQAIEKLRSQKA; via the coding sequence ATGCAGGTGTCGATCACGTGGTGTGTGCCTTGAAACTACTTGCCGCGCGCGACCAGTTTGGCCGCGTCATTGAAAGAGCGATTCGGGGTGGAGGCGGAACTCATCCGCGGCAAGGGCGGGGTGTTTGACGTCGAGGTCGATGGCAAGCTGGTGTTTTCGAAGCACGATCTCGGCCGCTTCCCGGAGCCCGGCGAAGTGGAACAGGCGATCGAGAAATTGCGTTCGCAGAAGGCGTAG